The nucleotide window GTTAGATACCCTCACGTAATACGTCCCATTCGGAAGCGAAGTGCAATCCAAACGGTAGCAGAGTCCGAGATCGGCGTCGGGGGTTGCTTCGTACAGCGTTGCGACGTGAGCGCCCGTGGCATCCACGACCTCCGCAAGGAACGGCACGCCCGCCGGTAGCGAATCGACGCAGATCAGTACCTGATTGCCCGTTGCCGGATTCGGATGCACCCGAACCGTGGAGGGGCCAATCTGGGCGATGGTTTCGGCAGGATGTGCGAAGGGATTCGACGGATTGTGCGCCCCACCAGTGGTATCGTAAACCGTGTCGATCATCGCCAGCAAGGCGCGCTGGACACGAGCGTTAACGGCGCTAGCAACGACCACAATCCCATCGTTCATTGCAGTCTTGTTATCATTGTCTTTATACCAGCGGTATGATTCGTTTAGCACGACCGGCCGAGTCCAGAC belongs to Bacteroidota bacterium and includes:
- a CDS encoding T9SS type A sorting domain-containing protein, coding for MPFTDSHGATVIATAMAKGDNDNTSTTFAPMAGVAYNAAGIGTGDGASGALLLDIDGKMDNVWTRPVVLNESYRWYKDNDNKTAMNDGIVVVASAVNARVQRALLAMIDTVYDTTGGAHNPSNPFAHPAETIAQIGPSTVRVHPNPATGNQVLICVDSLPAGVPFLAEVVDATGAHVATLYEATPDADLGLCYRLDCTSLPNGTYYVRVSNKTQGGTMKFSVVR